One window of Corynebacterium accolens genomic DNA carries:
- a CDS encoding UvrD-helicase domain-containing protein, with translation MSLEFTSSQKSLIESESGGFFEACPGAGKTQTIVERFARRADSEDSRCGTALVTFTNAAAEEVQRRCAHKPKLLQAPNFVGTIDSFINRFLLRHSTKRNTAKLLSFGILGAVLTRLMW, from the coding sequence ATGAGTCTCGAGTTCACATCGTCGCAAAAGTCGTTAATCGAGTCGGAGTCTGGCGGCTTCTTTGAGGCATGTCCGGGTGCAGGTAAGACGCAAACCATCGTTGAACGGTTTGCAAGGCGTGCTGACTCGGAAGACTCGCGGTGCGGTACCGCCTTGGTTACCTTTACTAACGCCGCTGCCGAGGAAGTACAGAGGAGATGCGCCCACAAACCCAAACTACTTCAAGCACCGAACTTCGTTGGTACTATCGATAGTTTTATCAATAGGTTTTTGTTACGCCATTCTACAAAGCGGAATACGGCAAAGCTCCTAAGTTTTGGGATTCTTGGAGCAGTTTTGACTCGGCTGATGTGGTGA
- a CDS encoding UvrD-helicase domain-containing protein, translated as MPLDHFQFDNDRAKLRKRHIQGYSQSQICELESQAYTKWTQFVRSGHLDADTARLLARTEIEENKYGIVELLAKRFEEVIVDEVQDCNSVDLLVLKSLRDAGIRLISVGDLDQSIYEFRGTSAPEVSNFLQSTDPQPRIDTNFRSSPAICKVVNSLRAGSTRDTSGGEVSTYDAPVHLIGYQHLSEIGPLVERVIDQYPELEKPVFLAHSTNNAALAAGGRSKGKSSKNKIVALAKASSLLLDSSSTSAKRTKALRETGILLQRLNPDKQLSTAEEEDYLENLRLSKSSYHELCLRLVVTVGNPSEQSSSTYRKKLIQAAEGVGISLDRGRMKTPKADVWPWVGTPAAKHQYEHSTVHGFKGLEANSVVLVIPHDSRTRDTIRDWKEGKGSEARRVLYVGASRAKRLLILAVHKKHREDVKQILERDDVPLAVSG; from the coding sequence GTGCCTTTAGATCACTTTCAATTCGACAATGATCGGGCAAAGCTGCGGAAAAGACACATTCAAGGCTATTCACAGTCTCAAATTTGCGAGTTGGAGTCGCAGGCGTATACCAAATGGACGCAATTTGTTAGGTCAGGGCACCTCGATGCGGACACAGCGAGACTCTTGGCGAGAACAGAGATTGAAGAAAACAAGTACGGAATAGTAGAGCTACTAGCTAAACGATTTGAGGAGGTTATTGTCGACGAAGTTCAAGACTGCAACTCCGTCGATCTTCTGGTACTAAAGTCTCTGAGAGATGCGGGAATTCGTCTTATTTCTGTCGGAGACCTAGACCAGTCCATCTACGAGTTTAGAGGTACCTCGGCGCCAGAAGTTAGCAATTTCTTGCAGTCGACGGATCCTCAGCCCCGTATCGATACAAATTTTCGTAGCTCCCCGGCTATTTGCAAAGTCGTGAATAGTTTACGTGCGGGGTCGACCCGCGACACTTCAGGGGGAGAGGTCTCGACCTACGATGCTCCCGTTCATCTCATCGGTTACCAACATCTCTCGGAGATCGGACCATTGGTCGAGCGAGTGATTGATCAATACCCGGAATTGGAGAAACCGGTATTTCTGGCGCACAGCACAAATAATGCAGCCCTCGCTGCTGGTGGTCGTAGCAAAGGTAAGTCGTCAAAAAATAAAATTGTAGCGCTAGCGAAGGCATCCAGTCTGCTCTTGGACTCTTCTTCGACTTCGGCGAAAAGGACTAAAGCGCTCCGAGAAACCGGAATTTTGCTGCAGCGGCTGAATCCCGACAAGCAGCTGTCTACAGCTGAGGAAGAGGATTATCTTGAGAATCTCAGGCTGAGCAAGAGTTCGTACCATGAACTGTGTTTGAGGCTCGTTGTGACAGTAGGAAATCCTTCAGAGCAGTCCAGCAGCACGTACAGAAAGAAACTTATCCAGGCTGCAGAAGGAGTCGGGATTTCGCTCGATCGTGGCCGTATGAAGACACCAAAGGCCGATGTCTGGCCCTGGGTTGGTACACCGGCAGCCAAGCATCAATATGAGCATTCAACAGTTCACGGTTTCAAAGGGTTGGAGGCAAACTCAGTCGTCCTAGTCATTCCACACGACAGCCGGACGAGAGACACCATTCGTGACTGGAAAGAAGGAAAAGGCTCTGAAGCGAGAAGAGTCCTTTATGTAGGCGCATCGAGGGCTAAACGATTACTCATTCTTGCCGTGCACAAGAAACACAGAGAAGACGTGAAGCAAATCCTAGAGAGAGATGACGTTCCTCTTGCGGTGTCTGGGTAG
- a CDS encoding YhgE/Pip domain-containing protein, with the protein MNNILTILRDDLKAIRGNVMTAVIIFGLAIIPLLFTTFNVLASWDPFANTKQLKIAVASEDEGHQSDLASLKLNLGDEVLSQLSRNDEINWVLTNSDDAIEGTKSGEYYAGIVLPKDFSANLLTFYVEGTEPSKLNLYTNEKKNALSTTITQRSATGVIEKIDESFTRVVSNVGLGVISSLDQYLDEGETQAALNNVHHRVNTVQSRLDAASGTVMALSNLVDSTIPLTRAANNILNEAGNQASSTTNDNGESPIDILKSTLDESTGSLDASLAATTQSYEALSSQIEELLNNASATSAQTAQTFRTAADRVGQQTAAFQGVKDSIQKEADKVNLPAPVAAGYKAVMGQLDASIAQSNALHDSLTSTANNIDNGGKSQESKQQTQAAIASAKQAVQNARNSYNSNLKPQLAALGDSVGTVANDIDAVKRDIAGVRNTISNDNDALVRARDLTAGLSGTLQQQAARFGELSQKIDEIRDGGDLSQLADLIGDDPELLASRIASPVNVDRQPIYEVAAFGVGMTPFYLTLSLWVGALLACVLVHTNAERKYLKKNENLDKKDHFTRNQVFLGRFITFGLIGIAQSTLVVLSLIFFVEIEPEHPFMMLFASWIITLVFMLIIYSLVITFDSAGKALAVLLLVIQVSGSGGAYPLPLLPEWFQNVSPWLPATYGIDAFRSAIAGIYEADILRELGMLLLFAIPALILGLFLRPAMDNYHKRLQKAIKKTKVMA; encoded by the coding sequence ATGAACAACATCCTGACCATTCTCCGCGATGACCTCAAGGCCATCCGTGGCAACGTAATGACCGCCGTCATCATTTTCGGCCTCGCCATTATCCCGCTGCTTTTTACCACCTTTAACGTGCTCGCCAGCTGGGACCCGTTTGCCAATACCAAACAGCTCAAAATCGCCGTCGCCAGTGAGGACGAGGGCCACCAAAGCGACTTAGCTTCGCTCAAGCTCAACCTAGGCGATGAGGTTTTATCCCAGCTCAGCCGCAACGACGAGATCAACTGGGTCCTTACCAATAGCGATGATGCCATTGAGGGCACCAAGTCCGGCGAGTACTACGCCGGCATCGTCTTGCCCAAGGATTTCAGCGCCAACCTTCTTACCTTCTATGTGGAAGGCACTGAGCCGAGCAAGCTGAATCTCTATACCAATGAGAAGAAGAATGCGCTGTCGACCACGATTACCCAGCGCAGCGCTACTGGTGTGATCGAAAAGATCGACGAGTCCTTCACCCGCGTCGTGTCCAATGTGGGCCTTGGTGTCATTTCCTCATTGGACCAGTACTTGGATGAGGGTGAAACCCAAGCTGCGCTCAATAACGTGCACCACCGCGTCAACACGGTGCAATCGCGCCTCGATGCGGCCTCAGGCACGGTCATGGCGCTAAGTAATCTGGTTGATTCCACCATTCCACTGACCCGAGCTGCCAATAACATCCTGAATGAGGCGGGAAACCAGGCGTCCAGCACCACGAATGACAACGGCGAGTCCCCCATCGACATCCTCAAATCCACGCTGGATGAGTCCACTGGTTCTTTGGACGCGTCCCTTGCCGCGACCACGCAGAGCTACGAGGCCCTATCCTCGCAGATTGAGGAATTGCTCAACAACGCCAGCGCCACCTCCGCGCAGACCGCTCAGACCTTCCGCACTGCCGCGGACCGCGTGGGACAGCAAACCGCTGCTTTCCAAGGTGTGAAGGACAGCATCCAAAAAGAAGCCGATAAGGTCAATCTTCCCGCCCCTGTGGCAGCGGGATATAAGGCCGTCATGGGGCAACTCGATGCCAGCATCGCCCAAAGCAATGCGCTGCACGATTCCTTGACCTCTACGGCCAATAACATCGACAACGGCGGAAAGTCCCAAGAGTCCAAGCAACAAACCCAAGCTGCGATTGCCAGCGCCAAGCAGGCCGTACAAAACGCCCGCAACTCCTATAACTCCAACCTCAAGCCGCAGTTAGCAGCCTTGGGCGATAGCGTGGGCACGGTGGCCAACGATATCGATGCGGTCAAGCGCGATATCGCGGGCGTCCGCAATACCATCTCCAATGACAACGATGCCCTCGTGCGGGCACGCGATCTGACCGCCGGCCTATCCGGCACCCTGCAGCAGCAGGCGGCCCGCTTTGGTGAGCTCAGCCAAAAGATCGATGAGATCCGCGACGGCGGCGATCTCAGCCAGCTCGCCGATCTCATCGGCGATGATCCAGAGCTACTGGCCTCCCGCATCGCCTCACCGGTCAATGTGGACCGCCAGCCCATCTACGAGGTTGCCGCCTTCGGTGTTGGTATGACGCCGTTCTACCTCACGCTCTCGCTGTGGGTCGGCGCCCTGCTCGCCTGCGTGCTGGTACACACCAACGCCGAGCGCAAGTACTTGAAGAAGAACGAAAACCTCGACAAGAAGGATCACTTCACCAGGAACCAAGTCTTCTTGGGCCGCTTCATCACCTTCGGGCTCATCGGCATCGCCCAATCTACCCTCGTGGTCCTCAGCCTTATTTTCTTCGTGGAGATCGAGCCCGAGCACCCATTCATGATGCTCTTTGCCTCGTGGATAATCACACTGGTGTTTATGTTGATAATCTATTCACTGGTTATCACATTCGATAGCGCGGGCAAGGCCCTCGCGGTGCTGCTCTTGGTTATCCAAGTCTCCGGTTCCGGCGGCGCCTATCCCCTGCCGCTGCTTCCAGAGTGGTTCCAAAATGTCAGCCCGTGGCTGCCGGCCACCTACGGCATCGACGCATTCCGCAGCGCCATCGCCGGCATTTACGAGGCCGATATCCTCCGCGAGCTCGGCATGCTCCTCCTCTTCGCCATCCCAGCGCTCATCCTCGGCCTGTTCTTGCGCCCCGCCATGGATAACTATCACAAGCGCCTCCAGAAGGCGATTAAGAAGACGAAGGTCATGGCCTAG
- a CDS encoding YhgE/Pip domain-containing protein codes for MITSWKLFLQDFVRLWRTPQVWVILIGLMITPALYSWVNVSGFWDPYGNTEHLKVAVVNEDKGASSDLTGDIDVGGQMMEKLHNNDKLGWQFMDRGEAEHAVKSGDVFASIIVPEDFSSDFVSLFEGTYSQPTLEYQVNEKINAIAPKVTDSGSSTLETTISATFNENVAKSVATELRNSGGDLSDKINSTAGNTANSFSETADTVANSRNSLTDVTATIDDARPTIAQARKSLGSVQTTIDDAQQALNQVTALTDEVQKEVTSFADDATAAYIQGTTALADGTANANANIGSVTGKLNGALNRVDAATDGAQGILGQADKAIDQLAGVTALPALPPEVSQQINQSVSELRDRNNQNRAVLGELDSLNSDTNATLDSLNKTSELLNSMAAQARDDSHGLRDNVANGLPKLNSALSNVSATAGRLSASLNSQKALVGQTDGLLGGVDEQLTHAQEVVKRFSVDLDRVEEGLRSARTDVIALSNTATNNTVLKSVNGLDTDHVSSFLSSPAEMESHAVFPVTHYGSGMSSLFINLTLWIGAFMLLIIFRAEVDPQGRRDLTINKAYFARFLLLGFFAIAQALIVSIGNLVIGVEHVSATAYVLTSVFISLCYLSITYGLVSTFGHVGRGIAVVLAFIQIPGASGLYPIEMTPDFFRAVHPFLPFTYGIDAMRETVGGFYGTHYIRDIAALTGMAAIAYLMGTFLRRGLSNVTMLVNNELAKGGLVINEQVHLIGSRYRFTDLLYASADREGYQKSLDTKWMTARKNYSQLMKLTIAIGLALVLALVICSRFMQDQKAIFFGIACLVALIAVATICSLEYVKQSIAHDNRLADLSDEEIQQHLQHQRRNPNQYRLEDVQSDKHAEISSTPQSQGDTTDKPADGGEESGKGDKS; via the coding sequence GTGATTACTAGTTGGAAGCTTTTTCTCCAAGACTTCGTCCGCCTGTGGCGGACGCCGCAAGTCTGGGTGATTCTCATCGGTTTGATGATTACCCCTGCCTTATACTCTTGGGTCAACGTCTCCGGTTTTTGGGATCCCTATGGCAATACCGAACACCTCAAGGTAGCCGTGGTGAATGAGGACAAGGGTGCCTCGTCAGATCTCACCGGCGATATTGACGTCGGCGGGCAGATGATGGAAAAGCTGCACAACAACGACAAACTCGGCTGGCAGTTTATGGACCGCGGCGAAGCCGAGCACGCGGTGAAATCCGGCGATGTTTTTGCCTCCATCATCGTCCCGGAGGATTTTTCTTCTGACTTTGTCAGCCTCTTCGAGGGCACGTACTCTCAACCCACCTTGGAGTATCAGGTCAATGAGAAGATCAATGCCATTGCCCCCAAAGTCACTGACTCCGGTTCTTCTACTCTCGAAACCACGATTAGCGCCACGTTTAATGAAAATGTCGCGAAATCTGTAGCCACCGAGTTGAGGAATTCCGGCGGCGATCTCAGCGATAAGATCAATAGCACCGCGGGCAATACCGCGAATTCCTTCTCAGAGACCGCCGATACCGTGGCCAATTCCCGCAATTCCCTCACGGATGTCACGGCCACTATCGACGATGCCCGCCCCACCATCGCGCAGGCGCGCAAGTCCCTAGGCTCCGTGCAGACCACGATCGATGACGCGCAGCAGGCCTTAAACCAGGTCACCGCCTTGACCGACGAGGTGCAAAAGGAAGTAACCTCCTTCGCTGACGATGCCACCGCCGCTTATATCCAAGGCACGACTGCGCTTGCCGATGGCACCGCGAACGCCAATGCCAATATCGGTTCTGTCACAGGGAAGTTAAACGGCGCCCTTAACCGCGTCGACGCCGCCACCGACGGCGCACAGGGCATTCTCGGTCAAGCCGATAAGGCCATCGACCAATTGGCCGGTGTCACTGCCCTGCCGGCCCTTCCCCCAGAGGTATCCCAGCAGATCAACCAGTCGGTCTCTGAGCTGCGCGACCGCAATAACCAAAACCGCGCGGTGCTAGGTGAGCTTGATTCCCTCAATAGCGATACCAATGCCACCCTGGATTCGCTGAATAAGACCTCAGAATTGCTCAATTCCATGGCCGCCCAAGCGCGCGATGATTCCCATGGACTCCGCGATAACGTGGCCAACGGCCTGCCTAAGCTCAATTCCGCGCTTTCTAATGTCTCCGCTACCGCCGGACGCCTATCCGCCTCGCTTAACAGCCAGAAGGCGCTGGTTGGGCAAACGGACGGGCTTCTCGGGGGCGTCGACGAGCAGCTGACCCACGCCCAAGAAGTGGTAAAGCGCTTCTCGGTCGACCTGGATCGCGTCGAGGAAGGCCTGCGTTCCGCGCGGACCGATGTCATTGCCTTGAGCAACACGGCCACTAATAACACCGTGCTGAAGTCCGTCAATGGCCTTGATACGGACCACGTATCTTCCTTCCTCTCCTCGCCCGCAGAGATGGAAAGCCACGCGGTCTTCCCCGTTACCCACTACGGCTCCGGCATGTCCTCGCTGTTTATCAACCTCACGCTGTGGATCGGTGCCTTCATGCTCCTGATCATTTTCCGCGCCGAGGTTGACCCACAGGGCCGCCGGGATCTGACCATCAATAAGGCGTATTTCGCGCGCTTCTTGCTCCTCGGCTTTTTCGCCATTGCCCAGGCACTAATCGTGTCCATCGGTAACTTGGTCATTGGCGTGGAGCACGTCAGCGCCACCGCCTATGTCCTTACCTCCGTATTCATCAGCCTGTGCTACCTCAGCATTACCTATGGCTTGGTCTCGACATTTGGCCACGTGGGCCGCGGTATCGCGGTGGTCCTCGCCTTCATCCAAATTCCCGGCGCATCGGGCCTGTATCCCATCGAGATGACGCCGGACTTCTTCCGCGCCGTCCACCCCTTCTTGCCCTTTACCTACGGCATCGACGCCATGCGCGAGACCGTGGGTGGGTTCTACGGCACCCATTACATCCGCGATATCGCCGCGCTGACCGGTATGGCGGCTATCGCCTACCTCATGGGCACCTTCTTAAGGCGCGGGTTGTCCAACGTCACCATGCTGGTCAATAACGAGCTGGCCAAGGGCGGGCTCGTCATCAATGAGCAGGTCCACCTCATCGGCAGCCGCTACCGCTTCACCGATCTGTTGTATGCCTCCGCGGACCGCGAGGGATACCAAAAGAGCTTGGATACCAAGTGGATGACGGCCAGGAAGAACTATTCTCAGCTGATGAAGCTGACCATCGCCATCGGGTTGGCCTTAGTGCTCGCACTCGTGATTTGCTCGCGGTTCATGCAGGACCAAAAGGCGATCTTCTTCGGCATCGCGTGCCTCGTCGCGCTGATTGCGGTCGCGACCATTTGTTCGCTGGAATACGTGAAGCAAAGCATCGCGCACGATAACCGCCTGGCAGACCTCAGCGATGAGGAAATCCAGCAGCACCTTCAGCATCAACGCCGAAACCCCAACCAGTATCGGTTAGAAGATGTGCAATCGGATAAACACGCCGAAATATCTTCTACCCCACAATCGCAGGGCGATACTACAGATAAGCCCGCCGACGGCGGCGAAGAATCCGGAAAGGGAGATAAGTCATGA